The following coding sequences are from one Terriglobia bacterium window:
- a CDS encoding methyltransferase domain-containing protein has translation MDDRFASERFPRSSRYHPDWIIAGASGGANSLWLAEWLAEGLDLRPGMRVLDLACGRASSSVFLRREFDVQVWATDLWFSPSEALQRVRDAGVEDGVFPVHADARSLPYADEFFDAIVCI, from the coding sequence ATGGACGACCGCTTCGCCTCCGAGCGGTTCCCGCGCTCGTCGAGGTATCACCCCGATTGGATCATCGCCGGTGCCAGCGGCGGGGCGAACTCGTTGTGGCTGGCCGAGTGGCTGGCCGAGGGGCTCGACCTGCGCCCGGGCATGCGGGTGCTCGACCTCGCCTGCGGGCGGGCGTCGTCGTCGGTCTTCCTGCGCCGCGAGTTCGACGTGCAGGTCTGGGCCACGGACCTGTGGTTCAGCCCCTCGGAGGCGCTGCAGCGGGTCCGGGACGCCGGCGTCGAGGACGGGGTCTTCCCGGTCCACGCCGACGCCCGGTCCCTGCCCTACGCCGACGAGTTCTTCGACGCCATCGTGTGCATC
- a CDS encoding GyrI-like domain-containing protein gives MSSAPYDVHEVIVTARPVAGVRAQIRRGRVALEFGRRLDQVYAAARAGAVQLDGQNIFIYRAATADQLTVDFCVGVTAPFAAVGAVVPLETPHGVAAMTTHCGDYGRLGEANAAILAWCRANDRLRAGPSWEVYGHWHTDSAQLRTEVYYLLQATGVEARI, from the coding sequence ATGTCATCCGCTCCCTACGACGTCCACGAAGTGATCGTCACCGCGCGACCGGTCGCCGGCGTGCGCGCCCAGATCCGACGCGGCCGTGTCGCGCTGGAGTTCGGCCGCCGCTTGGATCAGGTGTATGCGGCGGCACGTGCCGGCGCCGTGCAACTCGACGGGCAGAACATCTTCATCTATCGCGCGGCGACCGCGGATCAGCTGACCGTCGATTTCTGCGTCGGCGTTACAGCGCCGTTCGCCGCCGTGGGGGCGGTCGTTCCCTTGGAGACCCCGCACGGCGTCGCGGCGATGACGACGCATTGCGGCGACTACGGACGACTGGGCGAGGCGAACGCCGCGATCCTCGCGTGGTGCCGAGCGAATGATCGGCTGCGCGCCGGTCCGTCCTGGGAAGTGTACGGGCATTGGCACACGGATTCCGCGCAGTTGCGCACCGAGGTCTACTACTTGTTGCAGGCGACCGGTGTCGAGGCCAGAATCTAG
- a CDS encoding VOC family protein: MKRVTGIGGIFFLAKDPKALRAWYKEHLGVDVQEWGGSAFKWADEAGNATTGTTVWSIGGPGGDYLAPSKAPFMIIYRVADLAALLDALRKEGCNVLEKTDESEYGKFGWVIDPEGNKVELWQPPVGQ, encoded by the coding sequence ATGAAGAGAGTCACAGGCATCGGCGGTATCTTCTTCCTGGCCAAGGACCCCAAAGCGCTGAGGGCCTGGTACAAGGAGCATCTTGGCGTAGACGTCCAGGAATGGGGCGGTAGTGCGTTCAAGTGGGCAGACGAAGCCGGAAACGCCACTACGGGCACCACCGTATGGTCCATTGGCGGGCCCGGCGGAGACTACCTTGCGCCCAGCAAGGCCCCCTTCATGATTATCTACCGGGTGGCGGACTTGGCAGCCTTGCTGGACGCGCTCCGGAAGGAAGGTTGCAACGTCCTCGAGAAGACGGACGAGTCGGAATATGGCAAGTTCGGATGGGTCATCGATCCGGAAGGAAACAAGGTAGAGCTTTGGCAACCACCGGTGGGCCAGTAG